Proteins from one Setaria italica strain Yugu1 chromosome V, Setaria_italica_v2.0, whole genome shotgun sequence genomic window:
- the LOC101758969 gene encoding transcription factor-like protein DPB, which yields MAPPCGDAAAAAELTSLRIGDGAGLPPLPRRGGGGGGGNASEREEEEGDKSKKARKEKAGVQRIAGWGLREYSKIVSKKVETKGRTTYNEVADEICAELKLTLNGQEFDEKNIRRRVYDAFNVLIALRVIAKDKKEIKWMGLSNFRYEKIKKLEEGHKELMTRIKNKKKLLQEIEKQFDDLQNIKFRNQVLQRPAESANGICLPFLLVKASRKARVEIEISEDSKFAGFDFNCTPFTLHDDVSILDGIRRNGMRRAG from the exons ATGGCGCCCCCCTGCGGCGATGCCGCGGCGGCAGCCGAGCTGACCAGCCTGCGCATCGGCGATGGAGCCGGCTTACCTCCGCTTCCTAGACG cggcggcggcggcggcggcggcaatgcgtctgagagggaggaggaggagggtgataAGAGCAAGAAGGCGAGGAAGGAGAAGGCTGGGGTGCAGCGGATCGCCGGGTGGGGGCTCCGCGAGTACAGCAAGATAG TTTCTAAAAAAGTTGAGACCAAAGGACGGACTACTTATAATGAG GTTGCAGATGAAATTTGTGCGGAGCTAAAGTTGACGCTTAATGGCCAAGAG TTTGACGAGAAGAATATTAGGAGGAGAGTGTATGATGCTTTTAATGTGCTAATTGCACTACGTGTTATTGCAAAAGACAAAAAAGAGATAAAGTGGATGGGCCTGTCAAATTTCAGATATGAAAAGATTAAGAAGTTGGAG GAAGGTCACAAAGAACTCATGACCAGGATTAAGAACAAGAAGAAACTTCTCCAGGAAATTGAAAAACAG TTTGATGACCTCCAGAATATCAAGTTTCGCAACCAGGTACTACAGAGGCCAGCAGAGAGTGCGAATGGTATCTGCCTTCCATTCTTATTGGTGAAG GCATCCAGAAAAGCAAGGGTGGAAATTGAGATATCAGAGGACTCAAAGTTTGCAGGTTTCGACTTCAACTG TACACCTTTCACCTTGCATGATGATGTCTCAATTCTTGATGGGATCAGGCGCAATGGCATGAGAAGAGCTGGCTAG